A genomic segment from Dasypus novemcinctus isolate mDasNov1 chromosome X, mDasNov1.1.hap2, whole genome shotgun sequence encodes:
- the PSMD10 gene encoding 26S proteasome non-ATPase regulatory subunit 10 isoform X1, which yields MEGCVSNLMVCNLAYSGKLQELKEKILADKSLATRTDQDSRTALHWACSAGHTEIVEFLLQLGVPVNDKDDAGWSPLHIAASAGRDEIVKALLGKGAQVNAVNQNGCTPLHYAASKNRHEIAVMLLEGGANPDAKDHFEATAMHRAAAKGNLKMIHILLYYKASTNIQDTEGNTPLHLACDEERVEEAKLLVSQGASIYIENKEEKTPLQVAKGGLSLILKRMVEG from the exons ATGGAGGGGTGTGTGTCTAACCTAATGGTCTGCAATCTGGCTTACAGTGGAAAGCTGCAGGAGTTGAAGGAGAAGATCCTGGCCGATAAATCCCTGGCTACTAGAACTGACCAG GACAGCAGAACTGCTTTGCATTGGGCATGTTCAGCAGGACATACAGAAATTGTTGAATTCTTACTGCAACTTGGAGTGCCAGTGAATGATAAAGATGAT GCAGGCTGGTCTCCTCTTCATATTGCTGCTTCTGCTGGCCGGGATGAGATTGTAAAAGCCCTTCTGGGAAAAGGTGCTCAAGTGAATGCTGTCAATCAAAATGGCTGTACTCCCCTGCATTATGCAGCTTCCAAAAACAGGCATGAG atTGCTGTTATGTTATTAGAAGGTGGGGCTAATCCAGATGCTAAGGACCATTTTGAGGCTACAGCAATGCACCGGGCAGCAGCCAAGGGTAACTTGAAGATGATTCATATCCTTCTGTACTACAAAGCATCCACAAACATCCAAGATACTGAGGGTAACACTCCTCT ACACTTAGCCTGTGATGAGGAGAGAGTAGAAGAAGCAAAACTGCTGGTGTCCCAAGGAGCAAGCATTTACAttgagaataaagaagaaaagacaccCCTGCAAGTAGCCAAAGGTGGCTTAAGTTTAATACTCAAGAGAATGGTGGAAGGTTAA
- the PSMD10 gene encoding 26S proteasome non-ATPase regulatory subunit 10 isoform X2 — translation MEGCVSNLMVCNLAYSGKLQELKEKILADKSLATRTDQDSRTALHWACSAGHTEIVEFLLQLGVPVNDKDDAGWSPLHIAASAGRDEIVKALLGKGAQVNAVNQNGCTPLHYAASKNRHEIAVMLLEGGANPDAKDHFEATAMHRAAAKDT, via the exons ATGGAGGGGTGTGTGTCTAACCTAATGGTCTGCAATCTGGCTTACAGTGGAAAGCTGCAGGAGTTGAAGGAGAAGATCCTGGCCGATAAATCCCTGGCTACTAGAACTGACCAG GACAGCAGAACTGCTTTGCATTGGGCATGTTCAGCAGGACATACAGAAATTGTTGAATTCTTACTGCAACTTGGAGTGCCAGTGAATGATAAAGATGAT GCAGGCTGGTCTCCTCTTCATATTGCTGCTTCTGCTGGCCGGGATGAGATTGTAAAAGCCCTTCTGGGAAAAGGTGCTCAAGTGAATGCTGTCAATCAAAATGGCTGTACTCCCCTGCATTATGCAGCTTCCAAAAACAGGCATGAG atTGCTGTTATGTTATTAGAAGGTGGGGCTAATCCAGATGCTAAGGACCATTTTGAGGCTACAGCAATGCACCGGGCAGCAGCCAAGG ACACTTAG